Genomic segment of Candidatus Omnitrophota bacterium:
AGGGTATCCGCGTAAGCGCTTCGGAAGACCGGTTCCGTAGGCGCGGGGGAAATTTTATTTGAAAACTTTTCCGGTTTCCTTGTACCAGAGCAGCAGATCCAGTTCCGCGGGAGGTATGTTCAGATCCTTCGCGAAGAGCATAAATAGTTTTTCGATCTCAAAATATTTTTTTTCATTAATTGACTCGGGGATTTCCTCTATAACTCCGAAAGTTTTAAGGTTCCGCAGGATGTGCCTGTCGAGTATGGCCAGATGTTCTCCTTTCCCTATGTTGCGCAGAAAATGGCTCGCTTCCTTGAAGCCGTAGCCCTTTATGTCTTTAATGAGGCGCTTTCGTAATTCCAGTGGATTGTTTTCCTGCTTGAGAAAATG
This window contains:
- a CDS encoding N-glycosylase/DNA lyase, with protein sequence FSRTGESGSKEKIFSEMVYCLLTPQSKAVYCWAAVGELKNKGLLFKGGEEEVAAELRKVRFPNNKSLYILEARSKLPGIMHFLKQENNPLELRKRLIKDIKGYGFKEASHFLRNIGKGEHLAILDRHILRNLKTFGVIEEIPESINEKKYFEIEKLFMLFAKDLNIPPAELDLLLWYKETGKVFK